In the Pseudonocardia cypriaca genome, one interval contains:
- a CDS encoding TetR/AcrR family transcriptional regulator, translating to MEGDAKAALLASAIAHLAEHGLGGATLRSIASAIGTSHRMLIYHFGSRDGLLLAIVRAVEEQQRAAMAELAADPGASAPDLSRRMWERVADARLHPHERLFFELYGRALQGDPGAAPMLTWVVPAWLDQLTALLTDRGMPVDQARATARLGLATVRGLLLDLLATGDRAGADDAVELFIRRLT from the coding sequence GTGGAAGGGGACGCGAAGGCGGCGCTGCTGGCGTCCGCGATCGCCCACCTCGCCGAGCACGGCCTCGGTGGCGCCACGCTCCGCAGCATCGCCTCCGCGATCGGCACCAGCCACCGGATGCTGATCTACCACTTCGGTTCCCGGGACGGGCTGCTGCTCGCGATCGTGCGCGCCGTCGAGGAGCAGCAGCGAGCCGCGATGGCCGAGCTCGCCGCCGACCCGGGCGCGTCGGCGCCCGACCTGTCCCGGCGAATGTGGGAGCGCGTCGCCGACGCCCGGTTGCACCCGCACGAGCGGCTGTTCTTCGAGCTGTACGGCCGCGCGCTGCAGGGTGACCCGGGCGCGGCGCCGATGCTGACGTGGGTCGTACCGGCGTGGCTCGACCAGCTCACCGCGTTGCTCACCGACCGCGGGATGCCCGTCGACCAGGCCCGGGCCACCGCGCGCCTCGGCCTCGCGACCGTACGCGGGCTGCTGCTCGACCTGCTGGCCACCGGCGACCGCGCGGGCGCGGACGATGCCGTCGAGCTGTTCATCAGGAGGCTGACATGA
- a CDS encoding SRPBCC family protein, whose protein sequence is MRTQRIAAEATTEATPEEVWHLLSDRSTWPSWSPLGSHAGVSPGADGDPDGVGGIAEFVTGRHRVREEIVEREPLHRLSYALLSGLPLRDYRAVVELTPSGAGTRIRWSSTFVPERPGTGWIYRLALTRVLRGTVTGLAAAAPARRR, encoded by the coding sequence ATGAGGACCCAGCGGATCGCCGCCGAGGCGACCACGGAGGCAACTCCCGAGGAGGTCTGGCACTTGCTGTCCGACCGGTCCACGTGGCCGAGCTGGTCGCCGCTCGGGTCGCACGCCGGCGTCTCGCCGGGCGCGGACGGCGACCCGGACGGGGTCGGCGGCATCGCCGAGTTCGTGACCGGCCGCCACCGGGTGCGGGAGGAGATCGTGGAGCGGGAACCCCTCCACCGGCTGAGCTACGCGCTGCTCTCCGGGCTGCCGCTGCGCGACTACCGGGCCGTCGTGGAGCTCACGCCATCCGGCGCGGGAACCCGCATCCGGTGGAGCTCGACGTTCGTCCCGGAGCGTCCCGGAACGGGCTGGATCTACCGGCTCGCCCTGACGCGGGTCCTCCGAGGCACGGTCACCGGGCTCGCAGCGGCGGCACCGGCCCGCCGCCGCTGA
- a CDS encoding SRPBCC family protein, which translates to MSDTTTTAEGHALGLQARLPAPPATVFHALTTPPSLRAWLADDADVDLDAGCFAFWGRGVPQGERGRHRLVTAEPDRLLAFTWTLDGIETEVRIELAMSGGHTELTLHQDRMPTLDELMAPQGRRDGRHSMHTFWGLALVELAEHLAGRASTLRADFGPDRSREIRAELDIAAPPDRVFASLVDPEQVERWFGWAPEIDPRVGGRISFGLDGEISEFEPGEVLVYADGAGAVVRWELTGSAGGTHLTFVQSGFGDDELDSAAQHEAGWLAGLAELRRMHELGAGWAPVSTDLPADEE; encoded by the coding sequence ATGAGTGACACCACCACCACCGCGGAAGGCCACGCACTCGGCCTCCAGGCCCGGCTCCCGGCGCCCCCGGCCACCGTGTTCCACGCGCTCACCACCCCGCCGTCCCTGCGGGCGTGGCTCGCGGACGACGCAGATGTCGATCTCGATGCGGGGTGCTTCGCGTTCTGGGGCCGCGGCGTGCCCCAGGGCGAGCGGGGGCGGCACCGCCTCGTCACGGCGGAACCGGACCGGCTGCTCGCGTTCACGTGGACGCTCGACGGGATCGAGACCGAGGTCCGGATCGAGCTGGCGATGTCCGGTGGCCACACCGAGCTGACGCTGCACCAGGACCGGATGCCGACGCTCGACGAGCTGATGGCCCCGCAGGGCCGCCGGGACGGCCGCCACTCCATGCACACGTTCTGGGGCCTCGCCCTCGTCGAGCTCGCCGAGCACCTCGCCGGGCGCGCGTCCACCCTGCGGGCCGACTTCGGCCCCGACCGCTCGCGCGAGATCCGCGCGGAGCTCGACATCGCCGCCCCGCCGGACCGCGTCTTCGCGTCGCTGGTCGACCCGGAGCAGGTCGAGCGCTGGTTCGGCTGGGCACCCGAGATCGACCCGCGGGTCGGCGGGCGGATCTCGTTCGGGCTCGACGGCGAGATCAGCGAGTTCGAACCGGGCGAGGTGCTCGTCTACGCCGACGGGGCGGGCGCCGTCGTGCGGTGGGAGCTCACCGGCTCGGCGGGCGGAACGCACCTGACGTTCGTGCAGAGCGGGTTCGGCGACGACGAGCTGGACAGCGCGGCCCAGCACGAGGCGGGCTGGCTCGCGGGGCTCGCCGAGCTGCGCCGCATGCACGAGCTCGGCGCCGGCTGGGCTCCGGTGAGCACCGACCTACCCGCCGACGAGGAGTGA
- a CDS encoding winged helix-turn-helix domain-containing protein, whose protein sequence is MKELLLVDRFDQAEALFKPQRVEVLRQLAEPRSCTEVGAALGQSAQRVYYHVQRLRDAGLIDRVDERRVHGISEGIYQAVARSYWLSPRLVGPIGGRGAQDQLSLGYLLNLVEDVQTDLVRLEGRPVGDLSTLGVSGEIRLPPGSRKAFLDDLRSTLQDLFARHGGSEGEVFRLAVACYLKESPDE, encoded by the coding sequence ATGAAGGAGTTGTTGTTGGTCGACCGGTTCGACCAGGCGGAGGCGCTGTTCAAGCCCCAGCGGGTCGAGGTGCTGCGTCAGCTGGCCGAACCGCGGTCGTGCACGGAGGTCGGCGCTGCGCTCGGGCAGTCGGCGCAGCGCGTCTACTACCACGTCCAACGGCTGCGTGACGCCGGCCTGATCGACCGGGTGGACGAGCGCCGCGTCCACGGCATCTCCGAGGGCATCTACCAGGCGGTCGCGCGCTCGTACTGGCTCTCCCCGCGCCTCGTCGGCCCGATCGGCGGACGTGGCGCGCAGGACCAGCTCAGCCTCGGCTACCTGCTGAACCTCGTCGAGGACGTGCAGACGGACCTCGTGCGGCTGGAGGGCAGGCCCGTCGGCGATCTCTCCACGCTCGGCGTCTCCGGCGAGATCCGCCTGCCTCCGGGCAGCCGGAAGGCGTTCCTCGACGACCTGCGCTCGACGCTCCAGGACCTGTTCGCTCGCCACGGCGGGAGCGAAGGCGAGGTGTTCCGGCTCGCCGTGGCCTGTTATCTCAAGGAGAGCCCCGATGAGTGA
- a CDS encoding low affinity iron permease family protein yields the protein MTATEVRKHDGEMPSSVTGKLSIFDRFASAVNEFVSRPWFFVFCVLLVVLWAPSFVVLPSIDTWQLIINTATTIVTFLLVALLQNTQKRADDAVQKKLNAIADGLSDLMDELAGDHPELRDDCVELRKAVGLEDRESAED from the coding sequence ATGACGGCCACTGAGGTGCGCAAGCACGACGGTGAGATGCCGTCGAGCGTGACCGGGAAGCTGTCGATCTTCGACCGGTTCGCGTCGGCGGTGAACGAGTTCGTGTCCCGGCCCTGGTTCTTCGTGTTCTGCGTGCTGCTCGTCGTGCTCTGGGCACCGTCGTTCGTGGTGCTGCCGAGCATCGACACCTGGCAGCTGATCATCAACACGGCCACGACGATCGTGACGTTCCTGCTGGTGGCACTGTTGCAGAACACCCAGAAGCGCGCCGACGACGCCGTGCAGAAGAAGCTGAACGCAATCGCCGACGGGCTGTCGGACCTGATGGACGAGCTCGCCGGTGACCACCCGGAGCTGCGCGACGACTGCGTGGAGCTGCGCAAGGCAGTGGGTCTGGAGGACCGGGAGAGCGCGGAGGACTGA
- a CDS encoding Uma2 family endonuclease: MTIQPVAPRHLLTVAEYLEIGEIELGYSELVEGRLLMSPSPAFDHNNAALELAVALRARLPEGLRVVTDLDVDLQLVPPDGPGTVRRPDLLVATEEARLRVRHEGGVLRASEVILVVEIVSPGSARTDHVLKRSEYADAGIPHYWMVDPAEPVSLLACHQAGEFGYADDGVVTGTFTATEPFPVEVDLRSLR; this comes from the coding sequence GTGACGATCCAGCCGGTCGCCCCGCGACACCTGCTGACAGTGGCCGAGTACCTCGAGATCGGAGAGATCGAGCTCGGCTACAGCGAGCTGGTGGAAGGGCGGTTGCTGATGTCGCCGAGCCCAGCGTTCGACCACAACAACGCCGCCCTGGAGCTGGCTGTGGCCCTCCGGGCCCGGCTGCCCGAGGGTCTGCGGGTCGTCACGGATCTCGATGTCGACCTGCAGTTGGTGCCGCCGGACGGGCCCGGCACCGTGCGCAGGCCGGACCTGCTCGTCGCCACCGAGGAGGCTCGCCTGCGGGTGCGTCACGAGGGGGGCGTGCTCCGGGCGTCCGAGGTCATCCTCGTTGTCGAGATCGTCTCGCCCGGATCGGCTCGTACCGACCACGTCCTCAAGCGCAGCGAGTACGCCGACGCCGGCATCCCGCACTACTGGATGGTGGACCCCGCCGAGCCGGTGTCGCTGCTGGCCTGCCACCAGGCCGGCGAGTTCGGCTACGCCGACGACGGCGTGGTGACCGGGACGTTCACGGCCACCGAGCCGTTCCCCGTCGAGGTCGATCTCCGCAGCTTGCGTTGA
- a CDS encoding MerR family transcriptional regulator, with protein MGVDRLDDEDYPAVTMGQAAELLDVQPAFLRSLDAAGVLTPMRSGGGHRRYSRRQLVLATRMRALFDEGLNLDAAARIVALQDDLSAARARIAELESRLGARNGDGPDR; from the coding sequence GTGGGAGTCGACCGGCTCGACGACGAGGACTACCCCGCGGTGACCATGGGGCAGGCCGCGGAGCTGCTCGACGTGCAGCCGGCGTTCCTGCGCAGCCTGGACGCCGCGGGCGTCCTCACTCCCATGCGCTCCGGTGGCGGTCACCGGCGCTACTCCCGGCGGCAACTGGTGCTCGCCACCCGGATGCGCGCCCTGTTCGACGAAGGGTTGAACCTCGACGCGGCGGCCCGGATCGTGGCGCTGCAGGACGACCTGAGTGCGGCTCGCGCCCGGATCGCGGAGCTGGAGTCCCGGCTCGGGGCGCGGAACGGCGACGGCCCCGACCGCTGA
- a CDS encoding Hsp20/alpha crystallin family protein has product MLMRTDPFRELDRLTQQVFGNTPGTWSRPSAMPMDAFREGDHFVVCFDLPGVPAEAIELDVERNVLTVKAERRPFSGENVEMQVAERPLGVFSRQLFLGDTLDTDHIDASYDAGVLTLRIPIAERAKPRRISIGASGSEPKQIDA; this is encoded by the coding sequence ATGCTGATGCGCACCGACCCGTTCCGCGAACTCGACCGGCTCACCCAGCAGGTCTTCGGCAACACTCCCGGCACGTGGTCCCGGCCGAGCGCCATGCCGATGGACGCCTTCCGCGAGGGTGACCACTTCGTCGTCTGCTTCGACCTGCCCGGGGTGCCCGCCGAGGCGATCGAGCTGGACGTCGAGCGCAACGTGCTCACCGTGAAGGCGGAGCGGCGCCCGTTCTCCGGCGAGAACGTGGAGATGCAGGTGGCCGAGCGGCCCCTCGGGGTGTTCTCGCGCCAGCTGTTCCTCGGCGACACCCTCGACACCGACCACATCGACGCCTCGTACGACGCGGGCGTGCTCACGCTGCGCATCCCGATCGCGGAGCGGGCCAAGCCGCGCCGCATCTCCATCGGCGCCAGCGGCAGCGAGCCCAAGCAGATCGACGCCTGA
- a CDS encoding Nramp family divalent metal transporter: MTTSDARTASPPIGFGAKVKQVGPGLLAAAAGVGAGDLVATMVAGARFGTVLLWAAVLGAVLKLALAEGVGRWHLASGSTLLDGWRRLGRWATVFFGVYIVIWGFVYGATAMSAVGLPLNALFGGLDVRYWAMIAGVVGLVLVWLQRYEIFEKFITVLVLIKFVSVVSVAFLVAPDLLDLAGGLVPRLPDGSVVYVLGLIGGVGGTITMAAYGYWMIAKGWKGTGWLSMMRLDNAVGYTMTAIFVIAMLIVGANLLLGQDLTENDRGLLVLGAELGTRYGDWARILFLVGFLAVTTTSLLGVWNGVSLLFADWTRTIRLPHGAAAEVGAESLRTEHSTATETGYEARAAERSLPFRAYLVWLTVPPMGLLFFDRPFALTLVYGVLGAAFMPFLGITLMMLLNSKRIAADGRSSWLSNVLLGAASALFVVLLVADLWNRFG; this comes from the coding sequence ATGACTACTTCGGACGCCAGGACGGCGAGCCCACCCATCGGGTTCGGGGCGAAGGTCAAGCAGGTCGGGCCGGGGTTGCTCGCCGCGGCCGCGGGCGTCGGCGCCGGCGACCTGGTCGCCACGATGGTGGCAGGCGCCCGGTTCGGCACCGTGCTGCTGTGGGCGGCGGTCCTTGGCGCGGTCCTCAAGCTGGCGCTCGCCGAGGGGGTCGGCCGCTGGCACCTCGCGTCGGGTTCGACGCTCCTGGACGGCTGGCGGCGGCTGGGTCGCTGGGCCACCGTCTTCTTCGGCGTCTACATCGTGATCTGGGGCTTCGTGTACGGCGCCACCGCGATGTCGGCGGTGGGGCTCCCGCTGAACGCCCTGTTCGGCGGCCTCGACGTCCGGTACTGGGCCATGATCGCCGGGGTCGTGGGGCTCGTGCTGGTGTGGCTGCAGCGCTACGAGATCTTCGAGAAGTTCATCACCGTCCTGGTGCTGATCAAGTTCGTGTCGGTGGTCTCCGTGGCCTTCCTCGTGGCGCCCGACCTCCTGGACCTGGCCGGTGGCCTCGTCCCCCGGCTGCCGGACGGCTCGGTGGTCTACGTGCTCGGCCTCATCGGCGGCGTCGGCGGCACGATCACGATGGCCGCGTACGGCTACTGGATGATCGCGAAGGGCTGGAAGGGCACCGGCTGGCTGTCGATGATGCGGCTCGACAACGCCGTCGGCTACACCATGACCGCGATCTTCGTGATCGCGATGCTCATCGTCGGCGCCAACCTGCTGCTCGGCCAGGACCTCACCGAGAACGACCGGGGCCTGCTCGTCCTCGGCGCCGAGCTCGGAACCCGCTACGGCGACTGGGCGCGGATCCTGTTCCTCGTCGGGTTCCTCGCGGTGACCACCACGTCGCTGCTGGGCGTGTGGAACGGTGTCAGCCTGCTGTTCGCGGACTGGACGCGCACGATCCGCCTGCCACACGGCGCGGCGGCCGAGGTGGGGGCCGAGTCGCTGCGGACCGAGCACTCCACCGCGACCGAGACGGGCTACGAGGCGAGGGCGGCCGAACGCAGCCTGCCGTTCCGCGCCTACCTGGTCTGGCTGACGGTCCCGCCGATGGGGCTGCTGTTCTTCGACCGCCCGTTCGCGCTCACCCTGGTCTACGGCGTGCTCGGGGCCGCCTTCATGCCGTTCCTCGGGATCACGCTCATGATGCTGCTGAACTCCAAGCGGATCGCGGCCGACGGCCGGTCGAGCTGGCTGTCGAACGTGCTGCTCGGGGCGGCGTCGGCGCTGTTCGTCGTGCTGCTGGTGGCGGACCTCTGGAACCGGTTCGGCTAG
- a CDS encoding TAXI family TRAP transporter solute-binding subunit, with the protein MSKVSRRALLRGLLAAPLVGGCTSGTAHPLALAAGEPGGFYVEFGELLAAALGAAGLPATVENTGGSVENIEQLRDGAAALGLALTDIALAARSGEEPFGAPVPLQAIGRVYENYMQLMVRAEDPAAGTADLAGRPVSLGAVGSGAAVFGDRLLAAAGIAADVTRRPLRDAVSALEAGTTDALLWSGGVPTPALAELAARRPVRLLPLAEHLPQLRSRHGDVYGPVTVPADAYGPAAPVPTVGVANLLVCTPALPPETAGAVARTLVAAAPDLVPESALGTQYLDQRSLIGTGEIPLHPGAAAAYRELHG; encoded by the coding sequence ATGAGCAAGGTCTCGCGCCGGGCGCTGCTGCGCGGGTTGCTCGCCGCGCCGCTCGTTGGCGGCTGCACGAGCGGGACGGCGCACCCCCTCGCGCTCGCCGCGGGCGAGCCGGGCGGGTTCTACGTCGAGTTCGGCGAGCTGCTCGCCGCGGCGCTCGGGGCGGCCGGCCTGCCCGCCACGGTCGAGAACACCGGGGGCAGCGTGGAGAACATCGAGCAGCTCCGCGACGGTGCGGCCGCGCTCGGGCTCGCGCTCACCGACATCGCGCTCGCCGCCAGGAGCGGGGAGGAGCCGTTCGGCGCGCCGGTGCCGCTGCAGGCGATCGGCCGCGTCTACGAGAACTACATGCAGCTGATGGTGCGGGCCGAGGACCCGGCAGCGGGCACCGCCGACCTGGCAGGCCGCCCGGTGTCGCTCGGCGCCGTCGGCTCCGGGGCGGCCGTGTTCGGGGACCGGCTGCTCGCAGCGGCCGGCATCGCCGCGGACGTGACCCGGCGGCCGCTGCGCGACGCCGTCAGCGCCCTCGAGGCGGGGACCACCGACGCGCTGCTGTGGTCGGGCGGCGTGCCGACGCCCGCACTCGCCGAGCTCGCGGCCCGGCGCCCCGTCCGGCTGCTGCCGCTCGCCGAGCACCTGCCGCAGCTGCGGTCCCGCCACGGCGACGTATACGGGCCCGTCACCGTGCCGGCCGACGCGTACGGACCAGCAGCGCCGGTGCCGACCGTCGGCGTCGCGAACCTGCTGGTCTGCACCCCGGCGCTGCCGCCGGAGACGGCGGGGGCGGTGGCGCGCACGCTCGTGGCCGCGGCCCCCGACCTGGTGCCGGAGTCGGCGCTGGGCACCCAGTACCTCGACCAGCGCTCGCTGATCGGCACCGGTGAGATCCCGCTGCACCCGGGCGCGGCGGCTGCGTACCGGGAGCTGCACGGATAG
- a CDS encoding sensor histidine kinase, whose amino-acid sequence MRRRLLVVLSAFALAAVAGFAVPLLQSTAAGRTQEFVLTRAGDLDRFAALAQQATGPAGAAALDREVQAHHAVYGEGVAVVDRAGRAIVEAGLRADDPAVAAAVNAALRNQPAVRPVALRPWSTDPILLARPIGTGTQVGGAVVLRAEPAAAAADITVAWVAVLLGALLAALACAALALLLARWVLRPIRELAAGVGEVAAGHPGAHVSPRAGPAELRDLATAFNRMSDAVATSAEEQRRLVADTSHQLRNPLAALRLRVDTLDPHVAPAGRRTYRSTVVELDRLEALLDGLLDLASAESRATALAAAARPGDRVELTTVVAERLDAWRPVAREADVRLVTGSAPGPVEAACTASEVEQLLDVLLDNAVKYAGRGATVEVALSRDDGRALLEVRDDGPGLPAEQLQQATQRYWRAPGSAARGSGLGLPIAERLVTARGGTLRVSSPPAAGLVVTIELPA is encoded by the coding sequence ATGCGCCGGCGGCTGTTGGTCGTGCTGTCGGCGTTCGCGCTGGCGGCCGTCGCGGGGTTCGCGGTCCCCCTGCTGCAGAGCACCGCGGCCGGGCGCACCCAGGAGTTCGTGCTCACGCGGGCGGGCGATCTCGACCGGTTCGCCGCGCTCGCCCAGCAGGCCACCGGCCCGGCCGGGGCGGCAGCGCTGGACCGGGAGGTGCAGGCCCACCACGCCGTCTACGGCGAGGGCGTCGCGGTCGTCGACCGCGCGGGCCGCGCGATCGTCGAGGCCGGGCTGCGCGCCGACGACCCGGCCGTCGCCGCGGCCGTGAACGCGGCGCTGCGCAACCAGCCCGCTGTCCGCCCGGTCGCGCTGCGGCCGTGGTCGACCGACCCGATCCTGCTCGCCCGCCCGATCGGCACCGGCACCCAGGTGGGAGGTGCGGTCGTGCTCAGGGCGGAGCCCGCCGCAGCGGCCGCCGACATCACCGTCGCGTGGGTCGCCGTGCTGCTCGGGGCGCTGCTGGCCGCCCTCGCGTGCGCGGCGCTCGCACTGCTGCTCGCCCGCTGGGTGCTGCGCCCGATCCGCGAGCTCGCGGCGGGCGTCGGGGAGGTCGCGGCGGGCCACCCGGGCGCCCACGTGTCCCCGCGGGCGGGCCCCGCCGAGCTGCGCGATCTCGCCACAGCCTTCAACCGCATGTCGGACGCCGTCGCCACGAGCGCCGAGGAGCAGCGCCGGCTCGTCGCCGACACCTCGCACCAGCTGCGCAACCCGCTGGCCGCGCTGCGGCTGCGCGTCGACACCCTCGACCCGCACGTCGCCCCGGCCGGCCGCAGGACCTACCGCTCCACAGTGGTGGAGCTCGACCGGCTCGAGGCGCTGCTCGACGGGCTGCTCGACCTCGCGTCGGCCGAGAGCCGGGCCACCGCCCTCGCCGCAGCGGCCCGGCCCGGCGACCGCGTCGAGCTCACGACCGTCGTCGCGGAGCGCCTCGACGCCTGGCGGCCGGTCGCGCGCGAGGCCGACGTCCGGTTGGTCACCGGGTCGGCTCCGGGGCCCGTAGAGGCGGCCTGCACGGCCTCTGAGGTGGAACAGCTGCTCGACGTGCTGCTGGACAACGCCGTCAAGTACGCCGGTCGCGGCGCCACCGTCGAGGTCGCCCTCAGCCGCGATGACGGGCGCGCGCTGCTCGAGGTGCGCGACGACGGGCCCGGCCTGCCGGCCGAACAGCTGCAACAGGCCACTCAGCGGTACTGGCGCGCACCCGGCAGCGCGGCCCGCGGCTCCGGCCTCGGCCTGCCGATCGCGGAACGCCTGGTCACCGCGCGCGGCGGCACTCTGCGCGTGTCGTCGCCGCCGGCTGCTGGGCTCGTCGTGACGATCGAGCTGCCGGCATGA
- a CDS encoding response regulator transcription factor, producing the protein MRVLVVEDDDGVAGAVVEALATHGHRVERVGRAADVWPHLRDADLVLLDLGLPDGDGMDVLRRIRRITPTPVLVLTARDAERDVVRGLRLGADDYLVKPVRLRELLARVEAVVRRTRAANVIADDVVEIEDLRVDLAARRATVAGQEVALTAKEFDILAALARRPGAAVSRQQLLDEVWGDAYLAVSRSLDVHLATLRGKLGRPGLLATIRGFGYRLGG; encoded by the coding sequence GTGCGGGTGCTGGTGGTCGAGGACGACGACGGGGTGGCCGGCGCGGTGGTGGAGGCGCTCGCGACGCACGGTCACCGCGTCGAGCGGGTGGGGCGGGCGGCGGACGTGTGGCCGCACCTGCGCGACGCCGACCTCGTGCTGCTGGACCTCGGCCTGCCCGACGGCGACGGCATGGACGTGCTGCGCAGGATCCGCCGCATCACCCCCACTCCGGTGCTGGTGCTAACGGCCCGGGACGCCGAGCGGGACGTCGTGCGCGGCCTGCGCCTCGGCGCCGACGACTACCTCGTGAAGCCGGTGCGGCTGCGGGAGCTGCTGGCGCGCGTGGAGGCGGTCGTACGCCGCACGCGGGCCGCGAACGTCATCGCCGACGACGTGGTGGAGATCGAGGATCTGCGGGTCGACCTGGCCGCCCGCCGCGCCACGGTCGCTGGCCAGGAGGTCGCGCTCACCGCCAAGGAGTTCGACATACTCGCCGCGCTCGCGCGTCGACCGGGCGCGGCGGTGAGCCGCCAGCAGCTGCTCGACGAGGTGTGGGGCGACGCGTACCTCGCCGTGTCCCGCTCGCTGGACGTGCACCTCGCGACGCTGCGGGGCAAGCTCGGCCGGCCGGGCCTGCTGGCCACCATCCGCGGGTTCGGCTACCGGCTGGGTGGCTGA
- a CDS encoding dihydrofolate reductase family protein — MARPHVVVHVAVTLDGATTGFTPAIGLFYELAGTWAEDVTLAGADTILAQEPALREAPRVPAPAGAPLLAVVDGRGRVREWAALGAVGHWSGVLALHAETTPPRPPGGVPELVVGAERVDLAAALAVLGERHAARVVRVDSGGGLTGALLDRGLVDEISLLVHPRLAGPGHRLWHGHASGTGGFGLISAEPLADGIVWLRYRSGS, encoded by the coding sequence ATGGCACGACCGCACGTGGTCGTCCACGTCGCGGTCACGCTCGACGGGGCGACCACCGGCTTCACCCCGGCGATCGGGCTCTTCTACGAGCTGGCCGGCACCTGGGCGGAGGACGTCACGCTCGCCGGCGCCGACACGATCCTCGCGCAGGAGCCAGCCCTGCGGGAGGCTCCGCGCGTGCCCGCGCCCGCCGGTGCCCCGTTGCTCGCGGTCGTGGACGGCAGGGGGCGCGTGCGGGAGTGGGCGGCGCTGGGGGCGGTGGGCCACTGGTCCGGGGTGCTCGCGCTCCACGCCGAGACCACCCCGCCGCGGCCGCCCGGTGGGGTCCCCGAGCTGGTCGTGGGCGCCGAGCGGGTCGACCTCGCGGCGGCGCTGGCCGTGCTCGGCGAGCGGCATGCCGCCCGGGTCGTCCGGGTCGACAGCGGTGGCGGGCTCACCGGCGCGTTGCTCGACCGCGGCCTCGTCGACGAGATCAGCCTGCTCGTCCACCCCCGCCTGGCCGGCCCCGGCCATCGCCTCTGGCACGGCCACGCGTCGGGCACCGGCGGGTTCGGTTTGATCTCGGCCGAGCCGCTCGCGGACGGGATCGTGTGGTTGCGCTACCGGAGCGGGAGCTGA
- a CDS encoding NfeD family protein, which produces MAMDMWVIWLIAAVGLVVLEIFTLTAALGILGGAALITALGAAAGLPVPMQLIVFSGAAVAGVGLLGPVARRHLTGPRGGAPFGVEALVGKPGYVVQEVTGRDGRIRIGGEEWTARAMDDSVVIPAGATVGVLHIDGATAVVYPRE; this is translated from the coding sequence ATGGCCATGGACATGTGGGTCATCTGGTTGATCGCTGCGGTGGGTCTCGTCGTGCTGGAGATCTTCACGCTCACCGCGGCTCTGGGCATCCTCGGCGGCGCAGCCCTGATCACGGCGCTCGGCGCGGCCGCGGGGCTGCCGGTGCCGATGCAGCTCATCGTGTTCTCCGGCGCGGCCGTGGCGGGCGTCGGGCTGCTCGGCCCGGTCGCGCGGCGCCACCTGACGGGTCCGCGCGGTGGCGCCCCGTTCGGGGTGGAGGCGCTGGTCGGCAAGCCCGGGTACGTCGTGCAGGAGGTCACCGGCCGGGACGGGCGCATCCGGATCGGCGGCGAGGAGTGGACCGCGCGGGCGATGGACGACTCCGTCGTCATCCCGGCCGGCGCCACGGTCGGCGTCCTGCACATCGACGGGGCCACCGCCGTCGTCTACCCCAGGGAGTGA